A single region of the Salarchaeum japonicum genome encodes:
- a CDS encoding histone deacetylase family protein — translation MRFGYDDACLDHDPGPRHPESPDRLRAIRQELSKRHGVEYVSARDAKREEVERAHESGYVDRLVEFCESGGGSWDPDTTAVEETWPAALASAGQSMWAARRAVAGDSGRETPFAIGRPPGHHAVADNAMGFCFLNNVAVAAEHALATTETERVAILDWDVHHGNGTQDIFYDRGDVFYASVHEDGLYPGTGDIDETGEGDGEGTTLNVPFDAGAGDAEYVAAFDELVIPAFEAFDPDLVLVSAGFDAHRHDPISRMHVSTDGYGVLTERMQTVSDAVNAGLGFVLEGGYSLDTLSEGVGMVHEVFDGMTPVTPEEDVSEDAREVIDDVLDARQGIGSK, via the coding sequence ATGAGGTTCGGGTACGACGACGCGTGTCTCGACCACGACCCGGGACCCCGTCATCCGGAGAGCCCGGACCGCCTCCGCGCGATTCGGCAGGAGTTGTCGAAGCGTCACGGCGTCGAGTACGTCTCAGCGCGGGACGCGAAGCGCGAGGAGGTCGAGCGCGCGCACGAGTCGGGGTACGTGGACAGGCTCGTGGAGTTCTGCGAGTCCGGCGGCGGGAGTTGGGATCCGGACACGACCGCGGTGGAGGAGACGTGGCCGGCGGCGTTGGCGTCCGCCGGGCAGTCGATGTGGGCGGCGCGGCGCGCGGTCGCGGGTGATTCGGGCAGGGAGACGCCGTTCGCCATCGGGCGGCCGCCCGGCCATCACGCGGTCGCGGACAACGCGATGGGTTTCTGTTTCCTGAACAACGTCGCCGTCGCGGCGGAGCACGCGCTCGCGACGACGGAGACGGAGCGCGTCGCGATTCTGGACTGGGACGTCCACCACGGGAACGGCACGCAGGACATCTTCTACGACCGCGGCGACGTGTTCTACGCGTCCGTGCACGAGGACGGCCTCTACCCGGGGACGGGCGACATCGACGAGACCGGGGAGGGCGACGGCGAGGGGACGACGCTGAACGTGCCGTTCGACGCGGGCGCGGGGGACGCGGAGTACGTCGCGGCGTTCGACGAGCTCGTGATTCCGGCGTTCGAGGCGTTCGACCCCGACCTCGTCCTGGTGAGCGCGGGGTTCGACGCGCACCGCCACGACCCCATCTCGCGGATGCACGTCTCCACGGACGGCTACGGCGTGCTCACGGAGCGCATGCAGACCGTCTCGGACGCCGTGAACGCGGGCCTCGGGTTCGTGCTCGAAGGCGGGTACAGTCTCGACACGCTCTCCGAGGGCGTCGGGATGGTGCACGAGGTGTTCGACGGGATGACGCCCGTCACTCCGGAAGAAGACGTGTCGGAGGACGCACGCGAGGTCATCGACGACGTGCTCGACGCGCGTCAGGGAATCGGGTCGAAGTAG
- a CDS encoding FlaD/FlaE family flagellar protein → MNLGDVMRELGLDSLVPNTQSKDEERDAEADAEQTDADSETDDEAADSGETETESEPEPQPPRISTEAFEGDVGDAVEELQYNLDEVRNRVGTNESAIESLENDQESMEARLDEIQETNATLLGVYDRLTDDINPFSSSSERDAVAPDDETYGVMSGEASDDIGHERHTTEDADEDESDDEDVVSFEDLKANLDADADADEEPDAEDDEAADEPVEPPARPVSASQSGDSPYLNALAPTYATDVLLMQWVSMLVDTAGPAGALKTIDYYAQIDWISPSVKRQLETVLSGAHDLDEDQPSRPPSELSVEAHSESFEHIQKLAQQTELAGT, encoded by the coding sequence ATGAACCTCGGCGACGTGATGCGGGAACTCGGCCTCGACTCCCTCGTCCCGAACACGCAATCGAAGGACGAGGAACGGGACGCCGAGGCGGACGCGGAGCAGACGGACGCGGACTCGGAGACCGACGACGAAGCCGCCGACTCGGGAGAGACCGAGACGGAATCGGAACCGGAACCTCAGCCGCCCCGGATTTCGACGGAGGCGTTCGAGGGCGACGTGGGTGACGCGGTCGAGGAACTCCAGTACAACCTCGACGAAGTCCGGAACCGCGTCGGCACGAACGAGTCGGCCATCGAGTCCCTGGAGAACGACCAGGAGTCGATGGAGGCCCGGCTCGACGAGATTCAGGAGACGAACGCGACCCTGCTCGGCGTGTACGACCGGCTGACCGACGACATCAACCCCTTCTCGTCGTCGAGCGAGCGCGACGCCGTCGCGCCCGACGACGAGACGTACGGCGTGATGTCCGGCGAGGCGTCCGACGACATCGGCCACGAACGCCACACCACCGAGGACGCCGACGAGGACGAGAGCGACGACGAGGACGTGGTGAGCTTCGAAGACCTGAAGGCGAACCTCGACGCGGACGCGGATGCGGACGAGGAACCCGACGCGGAAGACGACGAGGCGGCGGACGAACCCGTGGAACCGCCGGCGCGCCCGGTGTCCGCGTCACAGTCCGGGGACTCGCCCTACCTGAACGCGCTCGCGCCGACGTACGCGACGGACGTCCTCCTGATGCAGTGGGTGTCGATGCTCGTGGACACCGCGGGGCCGGCGGGCGCGCTGAAGACCATCGACTACTACGCCCAAATCGACTGGATAAGCCCCTCCGTGAAACGCCAACTGGAGACCGTGCTGTCGGGCGCGCACGACCTGGACGAAGACCAGCCGTCCCGGCCGCCGAGCGAACTGTCCGTCGAGGCGCACAGCGAGAGTTTCGAACACATCCAGAAGCTGGCCCAACAGACGGAGCTCGCGGGGACGTAG
- a CDS encoding archaellin/type IV pilin N-terminal domain-containing protein: MVDISIPRPDFEKDRGQIGIETLVVFIAMILVAALAAGVLINTAGLLQTSAQSTSQDAQSGVTDRLDVSAATGIVNNSTDGKVINQTTISVSLAPGSDSINVSKTTIRWTGPSGATTLTNEDFSVNAVTDEGGTVPVLNSQNDRFQVVINISDGTNPVAELEDLEGGDEVHLTFVTSSGAETVFQLNVPASLADAEDGEAVRL, encoded by the coding sequence ATGGTAGACATCAGCATTCCCCGCCCCGACTTCGAGAAAGACCGGGGCCAGATCGGTATCGAAACGCTCGTCGTGTTCATCGCGATGATCCTCGTCGCCGCGCTCGCGGCCGGCGTCCTCATCAACACGGCCGGCCTGCTTCAGACATCCGCGCAGTCAACGAGCCAGGACGCCCAGTCCGGCGTCACCGACCGGCTCGACGTGAGCGCCGCAACCGGCATCGTGAACAACAGCACTGATGGAAAGGTCATCAACCAGACGACCATCTCGGTCAGCCTCGCGCCCGGTTCCGACTCCATCAACGTCAGCAAGACCACGATTCGGTGGACTGGTCCGAGCGGCGCTACGACCCTCACCAACGAGGACTTCAGCGTTAACGCAGTGACGGACGAGGGCGGCACGGTTCCCGTCCTCAACTCGCAGAACGACCGCTTCCAGGTCGTCATTAACATCAGCGACGGCACCAACCCCGTCGCGGAGCTTGAAGACCTTGAAGGCGGTGACGAAGTCCACCTCACCTTCGTGACCTCCTCCGGTGCTGAGACGGTCTTCCAGCTCAACGTCCCGGCTTCCCTCGCGGACGCTGAGGACGGCGAAGCAGTCCGCCTCTAA
- a CDS encoding DUF7500 family protein, producing the protein MADDSNPTVEDVEDVPPEDLAEDGVLSPEDLDVEGREEVEEIGDGRYVVSTSEGRSPDPRPADDLPGETDDSPTPAETPSAAAALSAVPEQYAAALAVKTDHGVADERFASNNVVDTFERALRWYAHRIDPSEPPEDVLRVLLAESDLDL; encoded by the coding sequence ATGGCCGACGATTCGAACCCCACGGTCGAGGACGTGGAGGACGTTCCGCCCGAAGACCTCGCCGAGGACGGCGTGCTCTCCCCTGAAGACCTCGACGTCGAGGGTCGCGAGGAAGTCGAGGAGATAGGCGACGGTCGGTACGTTGTCTCGACGAGCGAGGGCCGGTCGCCCGACCCCCGGCCCGCGGACGACCTCCCGGGTGAGACGGACGACTCGCCGACGCCAGCGGAAACCCCGTCCGCGGCCGCGGCGCTCTCCGCGGTTCCCGAGCAGTACGCGGCCGCGCTCGCCGTGAAGACCGACCACGGCGTCGCGGACGAGCGGTTCGCGTCGAACAACGTCGTCGATACGTTCGAGCGCGCGCTCCGCTGGTACGCCCATCGAATCGACCCCTCGGAGCCGCCGGAGGACGTGCTCCGCGTCCTGCTCGCGGAGTCCGACCTCGACCTCTAG
- a CDS encoding pirin family protein — MSTDDPERRPEPVAGQTVRHGTGVNSNRAFPTNNYPHNLDPFVLFERFYIDPDKGFPMHPHKGFEIVSYMIDGGMEHEDSLGVSHTAYENEAMRITTGGGIEHSEFPADGDACNGLQLWVNLPREKKEIDADYEGADQSDLPTDEREGATVTTVVGDGSPLSLHTHMEYLDVRVTDEWTWSVPDDWTGFLYGVAGDGTVDGDDFADGDAFPTTTGGDYHVETDDGLRLVAVSGEPHDEPIRQQGPFVF, encoded by the coding sequence ATGTCTACTGACGACCCCGAGCGACGGCCCGAACCGGTCGCCGGACAGACCGTCCGGCACGGAACCGGCGTGAACTCGAACCGCGCGTTCCCCACCAACAACTACCCGCACAACCTCGACCCCTTCGTGCTGTTCGAGCGGTTCTACATCGACCCGGACAAGGGGTTCCCGATGCACCCGCACAAGGGGTTCGAAATCGTCTCCTACATGATAGACGGCGGGATGGAACACGAGGACTCCCTCGGCGTCAGCCACACCGCCTACGAGAACGAGGCGATGCGCATCACCACCGGCGGCGGCATCGAACACTCCGAGTTCCCCGCCGACGGCGACGCCTGTAACGGCCTCCAGCTCTGGGTGAACCTCCCGCGCGAGAAGAAAGAAATCGACGCCGACTACGAGGGCGCAGACCAGAGCGACCTCCCCACCGACGAACGCGAAGGCGCGACTGTCACGACCGTCGTCGGCGACGGCTCCCCGCTCAGCCTCCACACCCACATGGAGTACCTCGACGTGCGCGTCACCGACGAGTGGACGTGGAGCGTGCCCGACGACTGGACCGGCTTCCTCTACGGCGTCGCCGGCGACGGAACCGTCGACGGCGACGACTTCGCGGACGGCGACGCGTTCCCCACCACGACCGGCGGCGACTACCACGTCGAGACCGACGACGGCCTCCGCCTCGTCGCCGTCTCCGGCGAACCCCACGACGAACCCATCCGCCAGCAGGGCCCGTTCGTCTTCTAA
- a CDS encoding histone family protein: MSVELPFAPVDDIIRRHAGDLRVSADAAEELARRIQDHGAAVAATAAERADEDGRKTLMAADFGVDDVTDRESLALPVAPVDRIARLDIPDAYRVSKDARLALAARLEEYAADAAAGAAVLAEHAGRRTVQAEDVETYFELVE, translated from the coding sequence ATGAGCGTCGAACTCCCGTTCGCGCCGGTGGACGATATCATCCGGCGGCACGCGGGCGACTTGCGGGTGAGCGCCGACGCGGCAGAGGAACTCGCGCGACGCATCCAAGACCACGGCGCGGCGGTGGCCGCGACGGCCGCCGAGCGCGCCGACGAGGACGGCCGGAAGACGCTGATGGCGGCGGATTTCGGCGTCGATGACGTGACCGACAGGGAGTCGCTCGCGCTCCCGGTCGCGCCCGTCGACCGCATCGCGCGACTCGACATCCCCGACGCGTACCGGGTGTCGAAGGACGCGCGACTCGCGCTCGCCGCGCGCCTGGAGGAGTACGCGGCGGACGCCGCGGCGGGGGCGGCGGTGCTGGCGGAGCACGCGGGGCGACGCACTGTGCAGGCAGAGGACGTCGAGACGTACTTCGAGCTCGTGGAATGA
- a CDS encoding flagellar protein G — MASVSVDKLVIFIASLLVAATVASTLTASVVDLDQTLQGSGLAAADKIETDIDIVGDTGSDAFYNDSTGNVTLLVKNTGQKDLYAQTSQIDVFIDGQYATVDALSRPDNATGDVWAPGEILRLTVSHTLDAGEHTISVHVVGDEETVTVYV; from the coding sequence ATGGCGAGCGTCTCCGTCGACAAACTCGTCATCTTCATCGCGTCCCTCCTCGTCGCCGCGACGGTCGCGTCCACGCTCACCGCGAGCGTCGTCGACCTCGACCAGACCCTTCAGGGGTCGGGGCTCGCCGCCGCGGACAAAATCGAGACCGACATCGACATCGTCGGCGACACGGGGAGCGACGCGTTCTACAACGACTCCACCGGAAACGTCACGCTCCTCGTGAAGAACACCGGGCAAAAGGACTTATACGCCCAGACCTCCCAAATAGACGTATTCATTGACGGCCAGTACGCGACGGTTGACGCCCTTTCGAGACCCGACAACGCGACGGGCGACGTGTGGGCGCCCGGCGAAATCCTTCGCCTCACCGTCTCCCACACGCTCGATGCCGGCGAACACACCATCTCGGTGCACGTCGTCGGAGACGAGGAGACCGTGACCGTCTACGTGTAG
- a CDS encoding winged helix-turn-helix domain-containing protein, with product MSQFDRSVREDVEGADGAGEAAGNGGVATPRTEERIPPADVFSVLGNDTRVDILQALLELGADEEPVSFTDLFERVDIEDSANFNYHLRKLTGHFVKQTEDGYAFRYPGRKVVSSIFTGTLTERAQLGFFPVTGSCYDCDGSLHGWYVDDTLTVGCTECGTIQVSYPFPSGGLDDRTTDDLMQAFHHYVRHHYCLAADGVCPECTGSVDTSLVRDPDRDDLDVAVRHVCSRCGYQLQSTVGVTLLDDAHVLVFHSERGVDLNTEPFWHFDWCVSDRHTEVVSEDPLEVELTLECGGDELRVLVDDDVTVTDTAVVEHLSN from the coding sequence ATGAGTCAGTTCGACCGATCCGTGCGCGAGGACGTGGAGGGCGCGGACGGCGCGGGGGAGGCCGCCGGGAACGGTGGTGTGGCGACGCCGCGGACGGAGGAGCGCATTCCGCCCGCGGACGTGTTCTCGGTGCTGGGGAACGACACGCGCGTGGACATCCTGCAGGCGCTGCTCGAACTCGGCGCGGACGAGGAGCCCGTGAGTTTCACCGACCTGTTCGAGCGCGTGGACATCGAGGACAGCGCGAACTTCAACTACCACCTCCGGAAGCTCACGGGGCACTTCGTGAAGCAGACGGAGGACGGCTACGCGTTCCGGTATCCGGGGCGGAAGGTCGTGAGCTCCATCTTCACGGGGACGCTGACGGAGCGCGCACAGCTCGGGTTCTTCCCCGTCACGGGGTCGTGTTACGACTGCGACGGGAGCCTGCACGGCTGGTACGTGGACGACACGCTCACCGTCGGGTGTACCGAGTGCGGCACCATTCAGGTGAGCTATCCGTTCCCCTCGGGCGGCCTGGACGACCGGACGACGGACGACCTGATGCAGGCGTTCCACCACTACGTCCGCCACCACTACTGTCTCGCCGCGGACGGCGTCTGCCCCGAGTGCACGGGGAGCGTGGACACCAGTCTCGTCCGCGACCCCGACCGCGACGACCTCGACGTCGCCGTCCGCCACGTGTGCTCGCGATGCGGCTACCAGCTTCAGTCCACCGTCGGCGTCACCCTCCTCGACGACGCGCACGTCCTCGTCTTTCACTCCGAGCGCGGCGTCGACCTCAACACCGAGCCGTTCTGGCACTTCGACTGGTGCGTGAGCGACCGGCACACCGAAGTCGTCTCCGAAGACCCCCTGGAGGTCGAACTCACGCTCGAATGCGGCGGCGACGAACTCCGCGTGCTCGTGGACGACGACGTCACCGTCACCGACACCGCCGTCGTCGAACACCTCTCCAACTGA
- a CDS encoding fla cluster protein FlaF, whose protein sequence is MGFSTNGAAAILFVAAFMVVGVVVPAAQAGFEDISDSMGAHENRALATGNTDITLDDVTYNNTSDELTVRVANTGTTSLHVNDTDLLVDGVFTNPGTAVEGASARTVWAPGENLTLTLSLANEPARVVVVTEYAVSEGTNDVTVVS, encoded by the coding sequence ATGGGGTTCAGTACGAACGGCGCGGCCGCTATCCTGTTCGTCGCGGCGTTCATGGTCGTCGGCGTCGTCGTCCCGGCGGCGCAGGCCGGGTTCGAGGACATCTCGGACTCGATGGGCGCACACGAGAACCGCGCGCTCGCGACCGGGAACACGGACATCACGCTCGACGACGTGACGTACAACAACACGTCCGACGAGCTCACGGTGCGCGTCGCGAACACGGGCACGACGAGCCTGCACGTGAACGACACCGACCTGCTCGTGGACGGCGTCTTCACGAACCCCGGGACGGCCGTCGAGGGCGCGAGCGCGCGAACCGTCTGGGCACCGGGCGAGAACCTCACGCTCACGCTGTCGCTCGCGAACGAACCCGCGCGGGTCGTCGTCGTGACCGAGTACGCGGTGAGTGAGGGGACGAACGACGTGACGGTGGTGTCCTGA
- the sod gene encoding superoxide dismutase, whose translation MSDYELPALPYDYDALEPHISEQVLTWHHDTHHQGYVNGWNSAEETLAENREDGDFSSSAGAIRDVTHNGSGHVLHTLFWESMSPEGGDEPEGDLRDRIEEDFGSYDAWKGEFEAAASAAGGWALLVYDSHSQQLRNVVVDKHDQGALWGSHPILALDVWEHSYYYDYGPDRGDFISNFFDVVDWEEPASRFADAVERFE comes from the coding sequence ATGAGCGACTACGAACTTCCCGCGCTGCCGTACGACTACGACGCGCTCGAACCGCACATCAGCGAACAGGTGCTCACGTGGCATCACGACACCCACCACCAGGGCTACGTGAACGGCTGGAACTCCGCAGAAGAAACGCTCGCCGAGAACCGCGAGGACGGCGACTTCTCCAGCTCCGCGGGCGCAATCCGAGACGTCACCCACAACGGGAGCGGGCACGTGCTCCACACGCTGTTCTGGGAGTCGATGAGCCCCGAGGGCGGCGACGAACCCGAGGGCGACCTCCGAGACCGCATCGAGGAGGACTTCGGCTCCTACGACGCCTGGAAGGGCGAGTTCGAAGCCGCGGCGTCCGCCGCCGGCGGCTGGGCGCTCCTCGTCTACGACAGCCACAGCCAGCAGCTCCGCAACGTCGTGGTCGACAAGCACGACCAGGGCGCGCTCTGGGGCAGCCACCCCATCCTCGCGCTCGACGTCTGGGAGCACTCCTACTACTACGATTATGGACCTGACCGCGGTGACTTCATCAGCAACTTCTTCGACGTCGTCGACTGGGAGGAACCCGCGAGCCGGTTCGCGGACGCGGTCGAGCGCTTCGAATAA
- a CDS encoding single-stranded DNA binding protein, whose amino-acid sequence MGAIEETYEDLDTDVSLEEFREAVEAKVEQMGGLADEETAAMLLAHELDEGEVNGIADIEPEMEEVKFLAKVTSVGELRTFERDEEDEDGRVLNVDVADESGSVRVSFWDEQAAAATDELEPGQVLRIKGRPKDGYNGVEVNVSQVEVDEDEEIDVQVVDTYRVEDLTMGASDVDLVGEVLSTDDVRTFSRDDGSEGKVSNLLVGDETGRVRVTLWDEQADLAEEFAAGDVVEVTDGYVRERDGSLELHVGNRGRVETVAEDVSFVPDAKPIDDLELDETADIAGVVRSVDEKRTFDRDDGSEGQVRNVRLQDQSGDIRVALWGEKADLDIGPGDELLFTDVGVQDGWQDDLEASAGWQSTVITLDDGAATESSSESAGADLSSFEDGTSPDASSGDDDGDSDGGEDVEFTGVVVQAGSPVILDDGEETMSVATETDVTLGQEVTVRGTLRDGTLDAEDVR is encoded by the coding sequence ATGGGCGCTATTGAGGAGACGTACGAGGACCTCGACACGGACGTTTCCCTGGAGGAGTTTCGGGAGGCGGTGGAGGCGAAGGTGGAGCAGATGGGGGGGTTGGCGGACGAGGAGACGGCGGCGATGCTGTTGGCGCACGAGCTCGACGAGGGGGAGGTGAACGGTATCGCGGATATCGAGCCCGAGATGGAGGAGGTGAAGTTCCTGGCGAAGGTGACGAGCGTGGGGGAGTTGCGGACGTTCGAGCGCGACGAGGAGGACGAGGATGGACGGGTGTTGAACGTGGACGTGGCGGACGAGTCGGGGTCGGTTCGGGTGTCGTTCTGGGACGAGCAGGCCGCGGCGGCGACGGACGAACTGGAGCCGGGGCAGGTTCTCCGAATCAAGGGCCGGCCGAAAGACGGCTACAACGGCGTCGAGGTGAACGTCTCGCAGGTCGAGGTGGACGAGGACGAGGAGATAGACGTGCAGGTCGTGGACACGTATCGCGTGGAGGATTTGACGATGGGTGCGTCGGACGTAGACCTCGTGGGCGAGGTGTTGTCGACGGACGACGTGCGGACGTTCAGTCGCGACGACGGCTCGGAGGGGAAGGTGTCGAACCTGCTCGTGGGCGACGAGACGGGGCGGGTTCGGGTGACGCTCTGGGACGAGCAGGCCGACCTCGCCGAGGAGTTCGCGGCGGGCGACGTGGTGGAGGTGACGGACGGGTACGTGCGGGAGCGCGACGGGTCGCTCGAACTCCACGTCGGGAACCGCGGGCGCGTTGAGACCGTCGCGGAGGACGTGTCGTTCGTGCCGGACGCGAAACCCATCGACGACCTGGAACTGGACGAGACCGCTGACATCGCGGGCGTGGTGCGGTCGGTGGACGAGAAGCGGACGTTCGACCGGGACGACGGCAGCGAGGGGCAGGTCCGGAACGTTCGCTTGCAGGACCAGTCGGGCGACATCCGGGTGGCGCTCTGGGGGGAGAAGGCCGACCTCGACATCGGGCCCGGTGACGAACTCCTGTTCACGGACGTGGGCGTGCAGGACGGCTGGCAGGACGACCTCGAAGCGTCCGCTGGCTGGCAGTCCACGGTCATCACGCTGGACGACGGCGCGGCGACCGAGTCCAGTTCGGAGTCCGCGGGCGCTGATCTCTCCTCGTTCGAGGACGGGACGAGCCCCGACGCGTCGTCGGGCGACGATGACGGCGACTCGGACGGCGGCGAGGACGTGGAGTTCACGGGTGTCGTCGTGCAGGCGGGGTCACCCGTAATTCTGGACGACGGCGAGGAGACGATGAGCGTCGCCACCGAGACGGACGTGACGCTCGGGCAGGAAGTGACGGTGCGCGGGACGCTCCGGGACGGGACGCTGGACGCCGAGGACGTGCGGTAA
- a CDS encoding flavin reductase family protein, protein MVDADAFRTVLGNFATGVTVVTLPGEEPHGITVNAFASLSLDPPVVLVSLDHGTEAHRLLQETDTDAYAVNVLTTDQRGLAEHFAGMSEDGDPFTEESTTTEATGAPVFEDALATVDCTLHDTFTVGDHTIYAGRAEHAAVRDETADPLTFYRGDWGTITDDPVDD, encoded by the coding sequence ATGGTGGACGCGGACGCCTTCCGCACCGTCCTCGGGAACTTCGCGACGGGCGTCACCGTCGTCACCCTGCCCGGCGAGGAACCGCACGGCATCACCGTCAACGCCTTCGCCAGCCTCAGCCTCGACCCGCCCGTCGTCCTCGTCTCCCTCGACCACGGCACCGAAGCCCACCGCCTCCTCCAGGAGACCGACACCGACGCCTACGCCGTCAACGTCCTCACCACCGACCAGCGCGGCCTCGCCGAACACTTCGCGGGCATGAGCGAGGACGGCGACCCCTTCACCGAGGAATCGACGACCACCGAAGCCACCGGCGCACCCGTCTTCGAGGACGCACTCGCCACCGTGGACTGCACGCTCCACGACACGTTCACCGTCGGCGACCACACCATCTACGCCGGCCGCGCCGAACACGCCGCCGTCCGCGACGAGACCGCCGACCCCCTCACCTTCTACCGGGGCGACTGGGGAACCATCACCGACGACCCCGTCGACGACTAA
- a CDS encoding SprT-like domain-containing protein, with amino-acid sequence MNEVEWYAVTPPCSHDELLAAVRVYARDLVAHHDLSVNVSDLEWSVSTRAKRRAGLLRYRDDTPLEVRLAWRLFQNQGWHAVASTVRHELAHAHLVTEHADPTHGHRFQRLSDRLDTTTHCERFTDPDWWVVCADCENRLPRYRESRLVRNPGQYACGRCGGPLTVHAPE; translated from the coding sequence GTGAACGAGGTCGAGTGGTACGCCGTCACGCCGCCCTGCAGTCACGACGAACTCCTCGCCGCCGTCCGCGTGTACGCCCGCGACCTCGTCGCCCACCACGACCTCTCCGTCAATGTCTCCGACCTGGAGTGGTCGGTGAGCACGCGCGCGAAACGCCGCGCCGGCCTCCTCCGCTACCGCGACGACACACCCCTCGAAGTACGCCTCGCGTGGCGGCTCTTCCAGAACCAGGGCTGGCACGCCGTCGCCAGCACCGTCCGCCACGAACTCGCGCACGCCCACCTCGTCACCGAACACGCAGACCCAACCCACGGCCACCGCTTCCAGCGACTCTCCGACCGCCTCGACACCACGACCCACTGCGAGCGCTTCACCGACCCCGACTGGTGGGTCGTCTGCGCCGACTGCGAGAACCGCCTCCCCCGCTACCGCGAATCCCGCCTCGTCCGCAACCCCGGACAGTACGCCTGCGGCCGCTGCGGCGGCCCGCTCACCGTCCACGCGCCCGAATAA